In Ischnura elegans chromosome 9, ioIscEleg1.1, whole genome shotgun sequence, the following proteins share a genomic window:
- the LOC124165383 gene encoding piggyBac transposable element-derived protein 3-like: MDKFTPRTRFIVEAAKRKYLEESSDSESVTGNDEYIPSSDEDIRVNSSSDDSLQDGQLLRGATSDTTDGELSESENVQLNRPVPSSPNASSDFWTEPVKNHPNFQFTAQSGLSAVVADMSNPSPFGIFSNIIDNEILEMIVEQTNIYANQVKGLTTSRKSRVVDWKPTTLHEIKKLFGILIYMGVVKMPKLSDYWSKNFIYRNDVAPSHMSRNRFELLLRMLHFSNNEENSNKDRLHKIQPLLDKIICNYQELYTPGEILCVDESIIPFQGRLALKQYIPQKRHKYGVKIFKLCSGKGYVWNMKIYAGRERDARRSVPTAVVMQLSEKLLDAGRTIVTDNYYTSLELANSLLDRRTHLLGTLRKNRRGIPKDVTAKKLKKGEIVVKENQRGVSIMKWKDKRDVLLLSTCHSNEMEEVEKYRSRVLKPVAILKYNEGKSSIDLSDQLSSYSTPLRRSLKWYRKVALELLLGTSVVNAYFIFNQICGSKMQIVKFRENLIGSLLGNESQGDRSPTSLTLPQTSRKRMATHSFKKEEGGARINRKYCRGCYEKKQLGEIEKNKVKKVTTYCDDCPKKPRFCLDCFHKHHL, from the coding sequence ATGGATAAATTCACCCCGCGGACCAGATTCATTGTTGAAGCGGCTAAGAGGAAATACTTAGAAGAGTCATCTGATTCTGAAAGTGTAACGGGAAATGATGAATATATCCCTTCCAGTGATGAGGACATCAGAGTGAACTCTTCAAGCGACGATTCCTTGCAGGATGGACAATTGCTACGAGGGGCAACCTCCGATACAACCGACGGAGAGCTAAGTGAGAGTGAAAATGTGCAGCTAAATAGACCGGTGCCCTCATCACCAAATGCGTCATCTGACTTTTGGACTGAACCAGTGAAAAATCATCCGAATTTTCAGTTTACGGCGCAGAGTGGATTGAGTGCTGTAGTTGCAGATATGAGTAATCCTTCcccttttggaatattttctaacATTATAGACAATGAAATTCTCGAAATGATAGTGGAACAAACTAATATTTATGCCAATCAAGTGAAAGGTCTGACTACTTCTAGAAAATCTCGTGTGGTAGATTGGAAACCGACAACTCTTCACGAGATCAAAAAGCTCTTTGGGATTCTGATTTATATGGGTGTGGTAAAAATGCCAAAACTTTCTGACTACTGGAGTAAAAACTTCATATATCGTAATGATGTAGCTCCTTCTCACATGAGCAGAAATCGTTTTGAACTCTTGTTACGGATGTTGCACTTCtccaataatgaagaaaattcaaacaaagaccgtttgcataaaattcaaccactcttggataaaatcatttgtaattatCAGGAATTATATACACCTGGGGAAATTTTATGCGTTGACGAATCAATTATTCCATTTCAAGGCAGGTTAGCATTAAAACAGTACATTCCTCAAAAAAGGCATAAGTAcggtgtcaaaatttttaaattgtgctctgGTAAGGGCTATGtatggaatatgaaaatttatgcagGACGTGAGCGCGATGCCAGGCGATCTGTTCCAACAGCTGTAGTTATGCAGCTCTCCGAGAAGTTACTAGATGCTGGCAGAACGATTGTTACAGACAATTATTACACGAGCTTAGAGTTGGCCAATTCACTTCTTGATCGTAGGACACATTTACTAGGTACCCTGCGTAAAAATCGGAGGGGAATACCCAAAGATGTAACGGCCAAAAAACTTAAGAAAGGGGAAATAGTAGTCAAAGAAAATCAAAGAGGTGTGTCAATAATGAAGTGGAAAGATAAACGCGATGTTTTGCTATTGTCAACATGCCACTCAAACGAgatggaggaagtggaaaaaTATAGGTCAAGGGTTTTGAAACCAGTAGCTATCCTGAAGTATAATGAGGGGAAATCATCCATAGACCTTTCTGATCAACTTTCCTCTTATTCAACGCCATTGCGTCGGTCTTTGAAATGGTACAGAAAAGTAGCGTTAGAACTATTATTAGGGACTTCTGTGGTGaatgcttatttcattttcaaccaaatttgtgGCAGTAAGATGCAGATAGTAAAATTCAGGGAAAACCTTATCGGATCGCTTTTGGGAAATGAGTCACAGGGCGATAGATCTCCGACCAGTCTTACATTGCCACAAACATCACGGaaaagaatggctactcattcaTTCAAAAAGGAGGAAGGAGGTGCGCGAATCAATCGGAAATATTGCCGAGGATGCTACGAAAAGAAACAACttggggaaattgaaaaaaacaaagtgaaaaaagtcACTACCTACTGTGATGACTGCCCTAAAAAGCCACGGTTCTGTTTGGATTGCTTTCATAAACATcatctgtaa